A genomic stretch from Podospora pseudoanserina strain CBS 124.78 chromosome 3, whole genome shotgun sequence includes:
- a CDS encoding hypothetical protein (EggNog:ENOG503PG3P), with protein sequence MTATNTHTPTLSVITRVPIPARVDPKAVLASLHAYEPLIKANPYVAHFQQRHLDVSEVVDDPLFLESGTKLQAFIVMDRVPVIPGLGAWGTKEVGIPCVMQSFEHGVRVRANAQAGVVVRSSYEVRRRGEVLDGPDLLLGPGDEGEWELVEIAGIDCHFFVKHFVRSRFSSAHQEILQRVVDGVARKTDAAAAGVNTGLAVADAGTPAEALPVVSSPFPAPTTL encoded by the exons ATGACAGCCAcaaacacccacacaccAACCCTCTCAGTCATAACACGcgtccccatccccgccagGGTTGATCCCAAGGCCGTCCTCGCGAGCCTCCACGCCTACGAGCCCCTCATCAAAGCCAACCCCTACGTCGCCCACTTTCAGCAGCGGCACCTCGATGTCTCGGAAGTCGTAGATGATCCCCTGTTTCTCGAATCTGGCACCAAGCTGCAGGCCTTTATAGTGATGGACCGGGTCCCTGTCATTCCTGGTCTCGGCGCCTGGGGCACTAAGGAGGTGGGCATCCCGTGTGTAATGCAGAGCTTTGAACATGGCGTCCGGGTTCGAGCCAATGCCCAGGCAGgcgtggtggtgaggagcaGTTACGAagtcaggaggaggggggaggtgctaGACGGCCCAGACTTGTTGCTTGGGCCTGGTGACGAAGGAGAGTGGGAGCTGGTGGAAATTGCGGGAATCGACTGCCACTTTTTCGTCAAACACTTTGTCAGATCCAGGTTTTCGAGTGCGCATCAGGAAATCCTGCAGAGGGTCGTGGATGGCGTCGCCAGGAAAACTgatgctgccgctgctggggTTAACACTGGTCTTGCTGTCGCAGATGCTGGGACGCCGGCGGAGGCCTTGCCAGTGGTG TCTTCACCTTTCCCTGCGCCAACAACTCTCTAG
- a CDS encoding hypothetical protein (COG:C; EggNog:ENOG503NX3C) produces the protein MALPSETRAVIIASIGKAEIKSVPLPTLRDDYILVRTTAVALNPTDWKHVYGINLGPNQPTVIGTRVGCDYAGIVEQVGPKVTKAFKKGDLICGPAHGSNAVQPEDGTFAEYIVVKGDVQIKVPGNLKDYEAATLGIGITTAGQGLYQALSLPLPSPASPVPDPDPDPRRKILIYGGSTATGLLGIQFAALSGYTIATTCSPHNFSRVRSLVGNVSVSAYDYRSPTLALDLKAWAGDDLTVAWDCIASTDSAKLCASVLAKEGGKYRSLLRVPDEVVKGVNGKVDSGFTFAYTALGEAFRKAVDIPAVEGDFEFAKQFWELARELLAQGKVKTVEAEVNRGGKGGLEGVLVGLRELKEGRVSGRKLVYTFER, from the exons ATGGCTCTTCCTAGCGAAACGAGGGCTGTCATCATTGCCTCCATAGGCAAGGCCGAGATCAAGTCGGTCCCCCTCCCTACGCTTCGAGACGACTACATACTCGTCCGGACGACAGCCGTGGCGTTGAATCCCACAGATTGGAAGCACGTCTACGGGATCAACCTCGGACCTAATCAGCCAACCGTTATCGGCACCCGTGTAGGCTGCGACTACGCCGGCATCGTCGAGCAAGTTGGGCCCAAAGTGACCAAGGCCTTCAAGAAGGGAGACCTCATCTGCGGCCCGGCCCACGGATCCAACGCCGTTCAGCCAGAGGACGGGACGTTTGCAGAATACATCGTGGTGAAAGGGGATGTTCAGATTAAGGTGCCTGGTAACCTAAAAGACTACGAAGCAGCCACGTTGGGAATTGGGATAACAACTGCT GGCCAAGGCCTGTACcaagccctctccctccccctcccttcacCAGCTTCCCCTGTCCCGGACCCGGACCCGGACCCCAGAAGAAAGATCTTGATCTACGGCGGCAGCACGGCcaccggcctcctcggcatccagTTCGCCGCTTTATCTGGATACACCATCGCCACGACTTGCTCCCCGCACAACTTCTCCCGAGTCCGGTCGCTCGTCGGCAACGTCAGCGTTTCTGCATATGACTACCGCTCTCCGACCCTAGCGTTAGACTTGAAAGCATGGGCTGGCGACGATCTGACGGTGGCATGGGACTGCATAGCGAGCACTGACTCGGCAAAGTTGTGCGCTTCTGTGCTGGCGAAGGAAGGCGGGAAGTACAGGTCTCTGCTGAGGGTGCCGGATGAGGTGGTCAAGGGGGTGAATGGCAAGGTTGACAGCGGGTTCACGTTTGCGTATACGGCCTTGGGGGAGGCGTTCAGAAAGGCGGTGGATATCCcggctgtggagggggattttGAGTTTGCGAAGCAGTTTTGGGAGCTGGCTAGAGAGTTGTTGGCGCAGGGAAAGGTGAAGACTGTGGAGGCGGAGGTCAAtaggggtgggaagggggggttggaaggggtgttggttgggttgcgggagttgaaggaagggagggtgaGTGGGAGAAAGTTGGTGTACACTTTTGAGAGGTGA